The following proteins come from a genomic window of Panicum hallii strain FIL2 chromosome 8, PHallii_v3.1, whole genome shotgun sequence:
- the LOC112901928 gene encoding probable ubiquitin-like-specific protease 2B: MSRRRTGNGQAQALIDLDSDAEDECQNKRSRTSRTAALKTPGRSNHVLPSFYDNLPQNRSSRIATSRRDKANQDKLNTDIFELYMEDLWKHIDEDKKSAYAYFDSLWFNMYYCGRNIPNVLKWIKAKRIFSRQYVFVPIVCCGHWSLLVLCHFDKANCSDIKKGPRMIVLDSLNTTDPTRLQSAIRKFIVDIYKTEEQEESKQFINKIPLEFPKVPQQNGDECGIYVLYFIQCFLQNKKLAEVLESKKLEEDFTQLLDDGWFNPEELENFRKDIHSFQANRNSKIAE; encoded by the exons ATGAGCCGCCGCCGTACCGGCAACGGGCAGGCGCAGGCGCTCATCGACCTGGACAGCGACGCTGAGGACG AGTGCCAAAACAAGCGTTCTCGAACAAGTAGAACGGCAGCATTGAAGACGCCTGGGAGATCCAATCATGTATTACCTTCCTTTTACGATAACCTTCCCCAAAACAGAAGCTCACGCATTGCAACTAGCAGGAGGGACAAGGCAAATCAAGACAAGTTGAATACTGATATTTTTGAATTATACATGGA GGATCTCTGGAAGCACATTGATGAAGACAAGAAGAGTGCTTATGCGTACTTTGATTCTTTATGGTTTAACATGTATTACTGTGGGCGGAATATACCCAATGTCCTTAAATGGATAAAGGCTAAGAGAATATTTTCAAGACAATATGTTTTTGTTCCTATTGTTTGTTG TGGACACTGGAGCCTCCTTGTCTTATGCCACTTTGACAAGGCAAATTGCTCAGATATTAAGAAAGGACCACGCATGATAGTGCTGGACTCACTTAATACGACAGATCCGACAAGGTTGCAATCAGCCATCAGAAA ATTCATTGTTGACATTTACAAAACTGAAGAGCAGGAAGAAAGCAAGCAGTTCATAAACAAAATCCCTCTCGAGTTTCCCAAG GTGCCACAGCAAAATGGGGATGAATGTGGGATTTATGTTTTATATTTCATCCAGTGCTTTCTTCAAAACAAAAAACTGGCAGAAGTTCTTGAAAGTAAAAAATTGGAAGAAGATTTCACCCAGCTG CTTGATGATGGCTGGTTTAATCCAGAGGAACTAGAGAACTTCCGCAAGGATATCCATTCATTCCAAGC GAATCGGAATAGCAAAATTGCAGAGTAG